A segment of the Streptomyces sp. NBC_00376 genome:
ATCACCCTCCGAGGACTGACCAAACGCTACGGCGACACCCTTGCCGTGGACGAGCTGACATTCGATGTCCGGGCCGGTCGCGTGACCGGCTTCCTCGGCCCCAACGGGGCCGGGAAGTCCACCACCATGCGCATGATTCTGGGCCTGGACCATCCCACGCGCGGGCGAGCCCTGATCGCCGGGCGCCCCTATGCGGACCTGCGCAGGCCGCTGTGCTCGGTCGGTGCGATGCTGGATGCCCGGGCCGTCCACCCGGCTCGTTCCGGCCGCACGCATCTGGTCACCCAGGCCCGGTCGAACGGTATCTCGCTGCGCCGCGTGGACGAGGTGCTGGAGCGGGTGGGCCTGGCCAAGGCGGCCTGTCGGCCTGCGGGCACGTACTCGCTCGGAATGAGCGGGCGGCTCGGGGTGGCGGGTGCCCTGCTCGGCGATCCGCCGGTGCTCGTCCTGGATGAGCCGGTCAACGGCCTCGACCCGGACGGCGTGCGGTGGATTCGCGGGCTCGTCCGGGACCAGGCGGCGGAGGGACGCACCGTGTTTCTCTCCAGCCATCTGATGAGCGAGATGCAGCTGACGGCCGACCATCTCGTCGTCATCGGACGCGGGCGGCTGCTGAGCGACACCTCCATGACCGAGTTCCTGGCTGCTGCCTCTCCCGCGTCGGCGCGCGCCGTGGTGCCCGACGCCGAGGAGAGAGCGACGCTGGTGCGGCGTCTGATGGCGGCTGACGCGGTGAGCGTCGAGTCCTCCGGGACCGGCGAACTCACCGTCGAGGGTCGCACCGCGGCCGAGGTCGGCGACCTGGCCCATCACTGCCGAGTCCGGTTGCACCAGCTGAGCGACGTCCAGGTCTCGCTGGAGCAGGCGTACATGGAACTGACCGCACGCAGCGTCGAGTACACGACGGGCAGCAGTGCTGCGGGCATGACCGCCGCCTCCGCGGCTCCGAACGAAGGGGGACGACAGTGACCGTCCCGACGACACCCGTCAGGCGGACGGGCCTGCCGCGGGCCGTCCCTGACACTCCTGGCCGGGGCGCACCGGGAGGTTTCGCCGGGGCCGTCGCCGCCGAATGGACCAAACTGTGGTCCGTCCGAGGTCCCTATCTGTGTCTTCTGGCGGGCCTTGCGATCACCGGTGTCTTCACCTACTACTACGCCTCGATCGCCCGCATCAACGAGCATCCGATGCAGCCTGTCGGGAGCGCGGCGGCCTCCTCCGCCGTCCTCGTCCAGTTCACCGTCGTCGTCCTGTCCACGGTCGCGGTCACCTCCGAGTACTCGACGGGCAGCGTGCGGGCTTCCCTGCTGTCGGTGCCCCGCCGGCATCGGGCCCAGGGCGCGAAGGCGCTGGTGGTGGCCGTGGTCGCGTTCGTCGCTGGCACCACGTTCGCCGTCGTGGGTACGGCGGTTGCCTGGGTGGGGTTCGACGGGCGGGCCTCCTACGCGGCCGGCCCGAGCCTTCTGCAGGTCCTCGCGGTGGGCCTCTACGAGGCGTTGGTCGCTGTGCTGAGTGTCGGGGTGGCGTTCGCCACGCGTCATCCGGCAGGCGCTCTCTCGATCCTTGTCACACTCCTGTGGGCACTGCCGAGCATCATCCTGGGACTGGGAGGCCCGACGCTCTCGGACGTCAACGATCGTCTGCCGCATGGTGCAGGGAACCATTTCATGCGTCTCGGGGCCGAGGCGCCGTACCCGCCGGTGACGGCGGTCCTGATCGTGGCGGCGTGGGCCGCGACCGCGCACCTGATCGGCCTGTACGTGCTACGTCGACGAGACGCCTGACCCTGCCTCCGGTGGCGGCCCGAAACCCTCGCCCGGCCCACTCTCTCGCCAGGCGTCCGGGCCCGTCCCACAGAATCGACCCGGAAAGGTGAGGCCATGTACCAGAAGGACGGTCGACGCACCATGCCGTACATACACATGCCCCCAGTCAGACTCGTGTGCGGTGATGTGGCCCTGTGGAGCGTGCTCGCCGCTGCCACCGGCTACGGGTTCCGAGACGCGGGCGCAGCGGCATCGCCGCTCCAGGACCTGTGTCTCCCGTTGGCCGTCCTGGCGGTGGCCGTGCCGCTGTCCCGCCGCCGGCCGGGGACCGCAGTCGTCCTGGTCAACGCACTGTGCGCGCTGGGCATGGCCGACCCGGCGACCCCCGCCAACGCCCATGTCCTCTCGCTGGCCGCCCTGAGCTGTCTGCTGGGGGCCCGCGTCGCCGCGGCACGACGCCCGCTCCTGGTGCTGGCCTGCTGCCTTGCAGCCGATCTCGCGACGTGCGCGGTGCTGCGGACACAGGCCGTGTGGTGGTTCTACGCACTGACCGTGCTGCCCGCCGCTCTCCTGCTGCCCTGGCTGGCCGGACGGCACTGGAGCGGCCGGCGCGAACTGGTCCGGGAAGGCTGGCGGCTGGCCCGGAGCCTGGAGGAGCGCCAGCACCTGGTTGCGGAGCGGGCGCGGCTGACCGAACGCGCGGACATCGCGGCCGACATGCACGACTCTCTCGGGCACGCGCTGAGCCTGGTCGCCCTGCGTGCCGGTGCCCTGGAACTTTCTCCCGACCTCACCGACCGCGACCGCGCCGATCTCGCGGAGCTGCGCGGGACGATCGCGGACGCCGTGGAGCAACTGCGCGAGACCGTCGCAGTTTTGCACGACCCGGCCGGAACGGAACCGGGTGCGGGTCTGCCCGTCCCCGACACTGTCGAGGACCTACTCGGGCGGGCGGTCGCCTCCGGGGTGCCGGTGCGCTGGGAGCAGCACGGGGCGATGCCCGTGCTGTCCCCCTTGGTCCAACGGGGCATGTACCGGGCGGTGCAGGAGTCACTCACCAACGCGGTGAAGCACGCGTCGGACGGTGAGATCAGGGTGCGGATCTCACACGAGGCTGACCGTACCCGCGTGAGCGTCGTGAACGCCGCTGCGCCGGCTGACCGGCCAGCGCTCGCGGCCGAAGGCCCGATGGTCGGCGCCGGTGGCCGAGGTCTGACGGGGCTTCGGGAGCGGGTGACAGTACTCGGCGGTTCCTTGTGGACCGGCCCGTACCAGGGCGGATTCCGCGTCATCGCGGTCTTCCCGCACCAGGTCGCGGCCTGCCCAGGGACGCCGATGTCACAACCGGGGGTGGCGCCCGCACTCCCCAGGCTGCGCGCAGGGGCCGCTCGCCCGGCCCCGGGTACGGACACCGTCGTACCGGAGTCCGTCAAGCGGCTCGCCTCCGTACGGAATGCCGCCCGTCGCCGCTCCGTCGCCGCCTTCGTGGCTCCTGTCGTCGCAGCTGCCTTCTTCGTACCCTCAGCCGTCTACCTGGCCTGGCAGTTGACAACCAGCGTGCTGCCGCCGTCCCGGTTCGACGAGCTGACCATCGGCCGCCCGCGTGCCGAACTCGCTCCCTTGCTGCCGGCCTACGCCTACCCCTACCCGCCCGACCGTGCCCGTTCCGCGCCCCAACCGCCTGGCACCCGCTGCGAGTTCTACCGATCCGGCCGCGACCTGTTGACCGAGGTCGACCTCTATCGGCTCTGCTGGTCAGGCAACACGCTGGCGACGAAGGACACCGTGCCCGCAAGCCCGCCGACAGTCCCGCGGCCACCTTCCGCACCGTCGAGGAGGAGCTGAACCGAAACAATCCAGGACTGGCGGAGATCATTGCCGACCGGCAGGTCGAGCTACGTTGAGTGAGAGGACGAGAACCACGTGGATGTGTATGAAGCCGTGGATGGTCGCCGGGCCGTGCGGGCGTTCAGCGACGAGCCGGTGTCCCAGGAGGTTCTCGAACGAGTGCTGACCGCAGCGACGCGGGCTCCGTCGAGTGGGAACCTCCAGCCATGGCATGTCTACGTCGTGGCCGGCGAGCCCCTGGCCGAACTGAAGCGGCGCGCGACGGCCAGGGCACTGGCGGGCGACCCGGGCGACGAGCGGGAGTACCCGATGTACCCAGCCGAACTGGCCTCGCCGTATATGGACCGCTTCGCTGCCGCGGCCGCCCAGCGGTACGAAGCGTTGGGCATCGAGCGCGACGACCCCGACCGGCCCATGAAGATCGCCGCCTTGAACTCGGAGGCGTTCGGGGCGCCGCTCGTGCTGTTCTGCTACCTCGACCGGACGATGGGCCCGGGGCAGTGGGCGGACGCGGGGATGTATTTGCAGACGGTCATGCTGTTACTGAGGGCGGAAGGGCTGCACAGCTGCCCCCAGGTGATGTGGACGATGTATCGCAAGACCGTCAGCCAGATAGTCGGGGCCGACGACAGGCTCGTGCTGCTCTGCGGTGTCTCGGTGGGATTCGAGAAGGAAGGCGCGCCACCGCTGCGCACCGGGCGGGCAGACATGACGGAAACCGTGAACTTCATCGGAATATGACTATCGGACAGTCGAGGTCCGCAGGATCAGCAGGCGCGACCGTCGATCGTAGACGAAGAGCTTCGGATGTTCGGGGGTCCCGAACACGTGCCAGGTGTCCATGGAGCAGTCGTCGACGGACGCATCCACCTCCTGGGACCACGGTCCGGCACCCGGGTCGTACCCCCAGGTTCCGGTGCCGGAGCACTTGTGCACCTCGGGATCGAAGCCGAGCGTCTCGACGCGGGTCGCCGTGGCTTTGCCGTCTGCTGTGAGGATGAGCGTGCCTCCCTTCCCGTCGGACCGTGTCCCGGCGACCCGTTCCGCGCTCCGCTGCGGAGGCTCCTACCCGATCCCGGCGGCGTACAGGCCGATGCTGGCGAGCGTGCCGGCGGTGACGACAGCGAGCGTCCCGTACAACGCCACCCACCCGAACATCGCGCCGCCGGAGAGCTGCGGGCGGTCCGGCAGCAGTAGCCTGCGGGCGACCAGCGGCGGAGCGGCGAGCGCCGCCGTCACAGCGAGCCACCCGCCGAGACCCCCCAGGAGGCCGGTTTCTCCGAGTACCGCCGCGGCCAGGAAGGGCAGGGCAGTTGCGGTGGCCGCCAGCGCCGGGATCCACCACCACGCCTCGCGCCCCGAGAGCCTACGGCCGAGCCATCCGCCCAGGACCAGGAGCGGCATCACGACGCCGACCGTCAGCAGGGCGCAGAGGACAGCTTCGGCCGCCGCAACAAATGGCGCCAGCACGATCAGCCCCATCGCGTTGTAGGGATGGTCCGGGCTCGCCTGGGTCAGCCCCCATACGAAGAGCGCGATCGTCCCGAT
Coding sequences within it:
- a CDS encoding sensor histidine kinase translates to MPYIHMPPVRLVCGDVALWSVLAAATGYGFRDAGAAASPLQDLCLPLAVLAVAVPLSRRRPGTAVVLVNALCALGMADPATPANAHVLSLAALSCLLGARVAAARRPLLVLACCLAADLATCAVLRTQAVWWFYALTVLPAALLLPWLAGRHWSGRRELVREGWRLARSLEERQHLVAERARLTERADIAADMHDSLGHALSLVALRAGALELSPDLTDRDRADLAELRGTIADAVEQLRETVAVLHDPAGTEPGAGLPVPDTVEDLLGRAVASGVPVRWEQHGAMPVLSPLVQRGMYRAVQESLTNAVKHASDGEIRVRISHEADRTRVSVVNAAAPADRPALAAEGPMVGAGGRGLTGLRERVTVLGGSLWTGPYQGGFRVIAVFPHQVAACPGTPMSQPGVAPALPRLRAGAARPAPGTDTVVPESVKRLASVRNAARRRSVAAFVAPVVAAAFFVPSAVYLAWQLTTSVLPPSRFDELTIGRPRAELAPLLPAYAYPYPPDRARSAPQPPGTRCEFYRSGRDLLTEVDLYRLCWSGNTLATKDTVPASPPTVPRPPSAPSRRS
- a CDS encoding ATP-binding cassette domain-containing protein, which codes for MITLRGLTKRYGDTLAVDELTFDVRAGRVTGFLGPNGAGKSTTMRMILGLDHPTRGRALIAGRPYADLRRPLCSVGAMLDARAVHPARSGRTHLVTQARSNGISLRRVDEVLERVGLAKAACRPAGTYSLGMSGRLGVAGALLGDPPVLVLDEPVNGLDPDGVRWIRGLVRDQAAEGRTVFLSSHLMSEMQLTADHLVVIGRGRLLSDTSMTEFLAAASPASARAVVPDAEERATLVRRLMAADAVSVESSGTGELTVEGRTAAEVGDLAHHCRVRLHQLSDVQVSLEQAYMELTARSVEYTTGSSAAGMTAASAAPNEGGRQ
- a CDS encoding nitroreductase, with protein sequence MDVYEAVDGRRAVRAFSDEPVSQEVLERVLTAATRAPSSGNLQPWHVYVVAGEPLAELKRRATARALAGDPGDEREYPMYPAELASPYMDRFAAAAAQRYEALGIERDDPDRPMKIAALNSEAFGAPLVLFCYLDRTMGPGQWADAGMYLQTVMLLLRAEGLHSCPQVMWTMYRKTVSQIVGADDRLVLLCGVSVGFEKEGAPPLRTGRADMTETVNFIGI
- a CDS encoding ABC transporter permease, whose protein sequence is MTVPTTPVRRTGLPRAVPDTPGRGAPGGFAGAVAAEWTKLWSVRGPYLCLLAGLAITGVFTYYYASIARINEHPMQPVGSAAASSAVLVQFTVVVLSTVAVTSEYSTGSVRASLLSVPRRHRAQGAKALVVAVVAFVAGTTFAVVGTAVAWVGFDGRASYAAGPSLLQVLAVGLYEALVAVLSVGVAFATRHPAGALSILVTLLWALPSIILGLGGPTLSDVNDRLPHGAGNHFMRLGAEAPYPPVTAVLIVAAWAATAHLIGLYVLRRRDA